In Herbaspirillum sp. WKF16, one genomic interval encodes:
- a CDS encoding DUF3047 domain-containing protein: MVSNGPARVVLGAACVAGALLLAGCAGHKASPSPEAMAKQARLDQALALFSANAAGGLPAGWEPLALTRKKKSTEYQLIEEAGRTVLRAYADQASSGLRHDVSIDVNKKPWLSWSWKTSALIPTADNTQRETEDSPVRIVLAFDGDHDKLSLMDTILFDTAKLLTGNELPYATLMYIWENKAPVGTIIANTRTGRIQMMVAESGPAQVGQWVKYQRNVAEDYEKVFGEKPGRLIGVGVLTDTDNTAQKVEAWYGDIRLLREADGGE; this comes from the coding sequence ATGGTTTCCAACGGCCCCGCGCGCGTCGTGCTGGGAGCGGCCTGCGTGGCCGGCGCATTGCTGCTGGCCGGATGCGCCGGGCACAAGGCGTCGCCGTCGCCCGAAGCGATGGCCAAGCAGGCCCGGTTGGACCAGGCGCTGGCGCTGTTTTCCGCCAACGCTGCCGGCGGCCTGCCGGCCGGCTGGGAACCGCTGGCCCTGACGCGCAAGAAGAAGAGCACCGAATACCAATTGATCGAAGAGGCCGGCCGCACCGTGCTGCGCGCCTACGCCGACCAGGCCTCCTCGGGCCTGCGTCACGACGTGAGCATCGACGTCAACAAGAAGCCCTGGCTGTCCTGGAGCTGGAAGACCTCCGCGCTGATCCCGACGGCCGACAACACCCAGCGCGAGACCGAGGATTCCCCGGTGCGCATCGTGCTGGCCTTCGACGGCGACCACGACAAGTTGTCGCTGATGGACACCATCCTGTTCGACACCGCCAAGCTCTTGACCGGCAACGAGCTGCCCTATGCCACGCTGATGTACATCTGGGAAAACAAGGCGCCGGTGGGCACCATCATCGCCAACACCCGCACCGGACGCATCCAGATGATGGTGGCCGAGAGCGGCCCGGCCCAGGTCGGTCAATGGGTGAAGTACCAGCGCAACGTGGCGGAGGATTATGAGAAGGTCTTCGGCGAGAAGCCGGGCCGCCTGATCGGCGTGGGCGTGCTGACCGATACCGACAACACCGCCCAGAAGGTGGAAGCCTGGTACGGCGACATCCGCCTGCTGCGCGAAGCCGACGGCGGAGAATAG
- a CDS encoding M20 aminoacylase family protein, giving the protein MKLIDPIVRFHAELQQIRRDIHAHPELGYEEQRTSEVVAGKLAEWGIPVVRGLGVTGVVGIIRNGDSPRAIGLRADMDALPMPELNTFPHASKHEGKMHACGHDGHTAMLLGAAHYLSQHRNFDGTVYVIFQPAEEGGRGAERMIQDGLFDKYPMEAVFGMHNWPGIPAGRFGVTPGPQMASSNEFRVVVKGKGSHAAQPHKAIDPVMTAVQIAQGWQTIVSRNTNPNDPAVVSITQIHTGSANNVIPDEAVMIGTVRTFSTGVLDMIERRMGEIAEHTAAAFDATVEFRFTRNYPPLINHEKETAFAVEVLTEQFGADHVDARTEPTMGAEDFAFMLQHKPGCYVFLGNGDGGHRDHGHGLGPCNLHNPSYDFNDDLLPIGATYWVRLAEKFLQAK; this is encoded by the coding sequence ATGAAACTCATCGATCCCATCGTCCGCTTCCACGCCGAACTGCAACAGATCCGCCGCGACATCCATGCCCATCCCGAACTGGGCTATGAAGAACAGCGCACCTCCGAGGTGGTGGCCGGCAAGCTGGCCGAATGGGGCATTCCGGTGGTGCGCGGCCTGGGCGTGACCGGCGTGGTCGGCATCATCAGGAACGGCGACAGTCCTCGCGCCATCGGCCTGCGCGCCGACATGGACGCGCTGCCCATGCCCGAGCTCAACACCTTCCCGCACGCATCGAAGCACGAGGGCAAGATGCACGCCTGCGGCCACGACGGCCATACCGCCATGCTGCTGGGCGCGGCGCATTACCTGTCGCAGCACCGCAATTTCGACGGCACCGTCTACGTGATCTTCCAGCCGGCCGAGGAAGGCGGCCGCGGCGCCGAGCGCATGATCCAGGACGGCCTGTTCGACAAGTATCCGATGGAGGCTGTGTTCGGCATGCACAACTGGCCCGGCATCCCGGCCGGCCGCTTCGGCGTGACGCCGGGTCCGCAGATGGCCTCCAGCAATGAGTTCCGCGTGGTGGTCAAGGGCAAGGGGTCGCACGCGGCGCAGCCGCACAAGGCGATCGACCCGGTGATGACCGCGGTGCAGATCGCCCAGGGCTGGCAGACCATCGTCTCGCGCAACACCAATCCCAACGACCCGGCCGTGGTGTCGATCACGCAGATCCACACCGGCAGCGCCAACAACGTGATCCCCGACGAGGCGGTGATGATAGGCACCGTGCGTACCTTCAGCACCGGCGTGCTGGACATGATAGAGCGGCGCATGGGCGAGATCGCCGAGCACACCGCCGCCGCCTTCGACGCCACGGTGGAGTTCCGCTTCACCCGCAACTACCCGCCGCTGATCAACCACGAGAAAGAAACCGCCTTCGCCGTCGAGGTGCTCACCGAGCAGTTCGGCGCCGACCATGTCGACGCCCGCACCGAGCCGACCATGGGCGCCGAGGACTTCGCCTTCATGCTGCAGCACAAGCCCGGCTGCTACGTCTTCCTCGGCAACGGCGACGGCGGCCACCGCGACCACGGTCATGGCCTGGGGCCGTGCAACCTGCACAACCCCAGCTACGACTTCAACGACGACCTGCTGCCCATCGGCGCCACCTACTGGGTGCGGCTGGCGGAGAAATTCCTGCAGGCGAAGTAA
- a CDS encoding DUF4088 family protein has product MKQIKLNLKDEVFESLDRDFKNFVRLSTKVDSGFVAPSFDAFLLAKVSENPHFLTEEAVHHMMISGQYAWAKRAMDKEFPDVVAILIEQASSYGFHIAVRHDWGTDDLVAASKAWATAIIKQAKGDETQIDVLAAQIKSASTSIAVVQEKLKSPASQLAHALVQELRETHIAIEHAAGAVAREKLGALRSLLRLGRAYGNVSEKAEQEMIARLQAQKPWLFTEGPKGFWGHVAAWWRGV; this is encoded by the coding sequence ATGAAACAGATCAAACTCAACCTCAAGGATGAGGTATTCGAATCGCTGGACCGCGATTTCAAGAATTTCGTCCGCCTCTCGACCAAGGTCGACTCCGGCTTCGTCGCCCCGTCCTTCGATGCCTTCCTGCTGGCCAAGGTCTCCGAGAACCCGCACTTCCTGACCGAGGAGGCGGTGCATCACATGATGATCTCCGGCCAATACGCCTGGGCCAAGCGCGCCATGGACAAGGAGTTCCCGGACGTGGTGGCGATCCTGATCGAACAAGCCTCAAGCTACGGCTTCCACATCGCGGTTCGCCACGACTGGGGCACCGATGACCTGGTGGCCGCCTCCAAGGCCTGGGCCACCGCCATCATCAAGCAGGCCAAGGGCGACGAAACCCAGATCGACGTGCTGGCCGCGCAGATCAAGTCGGCCTCCACCAGCATCGCCGTGGTGCAGGAGAAGCTGAAGTCCCCGGCATCTCAGCTGGCCCACGCGCTGGTGCAGGAGCTGCGCGAGACCCACATCGCCATCGAGCATGCCGCCGGCGCCGTGGCGCGCGAGAAGCTGGGCGCGCTGCGCAGCCTGCTGCGCCTGGGACGCGCCTACGGCAACGTCTCGGAGAAGGCCGAGCAGGAAATGATCGCCCGCCTGCAGGCGCAGAAGCCCTGGCTGTTCACCGAAGGCCCCAAGGGCTTCTGGGGCCACGTGGCGGCATGGTGGCGCGGCGTGTAA
- a CDS encoding DUF695 domain-containing protein, with translation MKRIALALLLSLAAMAAQAQEDPDWWNYQSERDGRPYAVRVDMSLRRVFPLSGLPYVVVTGTDYAAGADGLPGADEQRRLDALSEALAAAISRKTRSIYAGSAARDGLQRSYIYVSDPNGIAEIVAGVYARLCKGCKNAAEIRADAAWSAYRDALFPDEETRRRFGLRAY, from the coding sequence ATGAAACGCATCGCGCTGGCCCTGCTGCTGTCGCTGGCCGCCATGGCGGCGCAGGCCCAGGAAGATCCCGACTGGTGGAACTACCAGAGCGAGCGCGACGGCCGGCCCTATGCGGTGCGGGTGGACATGAGCCTGCGCCGGGTCTTCCCGCTGTCGGGCCTGCCCTACGTGGTGGTCACCGGCACGGACTACGCCGCCGGCGCCGACGGCCTGCCCGGCGCCGACGAACAGCGCCGGCTGGATGCGCTGTCCGAGGCGCTGGCCGCCGCCATAAGCCGCAAGACGCGCAGCATCTACGCCGGCAGCGCCGCGCGCGACGGCCTGCAGCGCAGCTACATCTACGTCAGCGACCCCAACGGCATCGCCGAAATAGTGGCCGGCGTCTACGCCAGGCTGTGCAAAGGCTGCAAGAACGCCGCCGAGATCCGCGCCGATGCCGCCTGGTCGGCCTACCGCGACGCCTTGTTCCCGGATGAGGAAACCCGCCGGCGCTTCGGCCTGCGCGCCTACTGA
- a CDS encoding M20/M25/M40 family metallo-hydrolase, translating into MRFSPSRLTRMAALTALAFCAGASAQQLTAEQQRFHDIYKELVEINTTHSAGSTTVAAQAMQAELLKAGFRQDDIQIIEPFPKKGNLVLRWKGDGSKQPLLLIAHIDVVEARREDWKTDPFKLKEDDGYFTARGSIDDKAMASAFVSILSQLKREGFAPKRDVILALTADEERGDVESNGAWWLFRNKPELLKAELGINEGGGGELYGGRGGKPKLHRVQVAEKLYTSYQLELRDVGGHSSLPTPNNPIYAMAGALARLGAYRFPVKLDDVTKTYFARSAQFAGGQQAEDMRAVGNGSMDQAVTDRLSTVPLYNAQLRTTCTATMFNGGHAENALPQSAKATVNCRMLPFDDPAEVERQLKQVLGNDKIVLHQIAPPTRSPVSPMTPEISSLVEDLTQEMWPGVPVIPFMSTGATDSRFARNAGVPMYGVSGLFTDPADLRTHGLDERIEIPRLYEGREFMYRLVKRLAS; encoded by the coding sequence ATGCGCTTTTCCCCCTCGCGACTGACCCGGATGGCGGCGCTGACCGCCCTCGCCTTCTGCGCCGGCGCGTCGGCCCAGCAACTCACGGCCGAACAGCAACGCTTCCACGATATCTACAAGGAACTGGTCGAGATCAACACCACGCACTCCGCCGGCAGCACCACGGTTGCCGCGCAGGCGATGCAGGCCGAACTGCTCAAGGCCGGTTTCCGCCAGGACGACATCCAGATCATCGAACCCTTCCCGAAGAAGGGCAATCTGGTGCTGCGCTGGAAAGGCGACGGCAGCAAGCAGCCGCTCCTGCTGATCGCGCACATCGACGTGGTGGAAGCCAGGCGCGAGGATTGGAAGACCGATCCCTTCAAGCTCAAGGAAGACGATGGCTACTTCACCGCGCGCGGCTCGATCGACGACAAGGCGATGGCCTCGGCCTTCGTCTCCATCCTCTCGCAGCTCAAGCGCGAGGGCTTCGCGCCCAAGCGCGATGTGATCCTGGCGTTGACCGCCGATGAGGAGCGCGGCGATGTCGAGAGCAACGGCGCCTGGTGGCTGTTCAGGAACAAGCCGGAGCTGCTCAAGGCGGAACTGGGCATCAACGAAGGCGGCGGCGGCGAACTGTACGGCGGCCGCGGCGGCAAGCCCAAGCTGCACCGCGTGCAGGTGGCCGAGAAGCTGTACACCTCCTATCAACTGGAGCTGCGCGACGTCGGCGGCCACAGCTCGCTGCCCACGCCCAACAATCCGATCTACGCAATGGCCGGCGCGCTGGCGCGGTTGGGCGCCTACCGTTTCCCGGTCAAGCTGGACGACGTGACCAAGACCTACTTCGCGCGCAGCGCGCAGTTCGCCGGCGGCCAGCAGGCCGAGGACATGCGCGCGGTGGGTAATGGCAGCATGGACCAGGCCGTGACCGATCGCCTCTCGACCGTGCCGCTCTACAACGCCCAACTGCGCACCACCTGCACCGCCACCATGTTCAACGGCGGTCACGCAGAGAACGCGCTGCCGCAGTCGGCCAAGGCCACGGTCAACTGCCGCATGCTGCCCTTCGACGATCCAGCCGAGGTCGAACGCCAGTTGAAGCAGGTGCTGGGCAACGACAAGATCGTTCTGCACCAGATCGCCCCTCCCACGCGCAGCCCGGTGTCCCCCATGACGCCGGAAATCTCGTCGCTGGTGGAAGACCTGACCCAGGAAATGTGGCCGGGCGTGCCGGTGATTCCCTTCATGAGCACCGGCGCCACCGACAGCCGCTTCGCGCGCAATGCCGGCGTGCCCATGTATGGCGTCTCCGGCTTGTTCACCGACCCGGCGGACTTGCGCACGCACGGCCTGGACGAGCGCATCGAGATCCCGCGCCTGTATGAAGGACGCGAGTTCATGTACCGGCTGGTAAAGCGCCTGGCTTCCTGA
- a CDS encoding AraC family transcriptional regulator, translating into MSSSMHFWRHPALPFLEGRRAAGSLSCYAPHTHPTFSIGLVDAGRSVLTLASGSMPIAPGDVILVRAGDVHCCNPEDLQRWSYRMFHIELPWLQALLAESPATAGLATAMRSQVIRSAQAVQLLDRLTRALDEGDRNADLQAEVIACLHELMLLCAEAGAPAQDVNGDEDAEAPGLRLAYEHLRAHCRERIAIDALAQLAGTGRYQLIRQFRRRYGLTPHALQLDMKINQARALLQQGASAADAAYDTGFADQSHFHRTFKSRVAATPLQYGKP; encoded by the coding sequence ATGTCTTCTTCCATGCATTTCTGGCGCCATCCGGCCCTGCCCTTCCTAGAGGGCAGGCGCGCCGCCGGCAGCCTGTCCTGCTACGCGCCGCACACGCACCCGACCTTCTCGATCGGCCTCGTCGACGCCGGGCGCAGCGTGCTCACGCTGGCCTCCGGCAGCATGCCGATCGCGCCGGGCGACGTGATCCTGGTGCGCGCCGGCGACGTGCATTGCTGCAATCCCGAGGACCTGCAACGCTGGAGCTACCGCATGTTCCACATCGAGCTGCCCTGGCTGCAGGCGCTGCTGGCGGAGTCGCCGGCCACCGCCGGGCTGGCGACGGCCATGCGCTCGCAGGTGATCCGCTCGGCGCAGGCGGTGCAACTGCTGGACCGCCTCACGCGCGCGCTGGATGAGGGCGACCGCAACGCCGACCTCCAGGCCGAGGTCATCGCCTGCCTGCACGAACTGATGCTGCTGTGCGCCGAAGCCGGCGCGCCGGCGCAAGATGTGAACGGGGACGAGGATGCGGAAGCGCCCGGCCTGCGCCTGGCCTACGAACACCTGCGCGCGCATTGCCGCGAACGCATCGCCATCGACGCCCTGGCGCAGTTGGCCGGCACCGGCCGCTACCAGTTGATCCGCCAGTTCCGCCGCCGCTACGGCCTGACGCCGCATGCGCTGCAGCTGGACATGAAGATCAACCAGGCGCGCGCGCTGCTGCAGCAGGGCGCCAGCGCCGCCGACGCCGCCTACGACACCGGCTTCGCCGACCAGAGCCATTTCCACCGCACCTTCAAGTCGCGCGTGGCGGCCACGCCGCTGCAGTACGGCAAGCCCTGA
- a CDS encoding molybdopterin-containing oxidoreductase family protein, which translates to MTATIVRAACPHDCPDTCALLVTVKDGVATEVRGDPDHPPTSGVLCTKVSRYTERTYHKDRLLHPMRRVGKKGEGKFERIGWDEAIAEIAQRLSSIALRDPQAILPYSYAGTMGMVQGESMAGRFFNRLGASQLERTICSSAGSAGYRYTVGARIGTDLEQVNGARLILIWGGNPIASNLHFWTRVQAAKRNGAKLIAIDPYRSLTAEKCHQHIALLPGTDAALALGLMHVLVAEDLLDHDYIARHTLGFEQLKQRLAEWTPQRTAEVCGIGVEEVVGLAREYGRTALAGEGAMIRANYGLQRVRGGGMAARNVACLPALVGAWRHAAGGIQMSTSDSFPKDNAALGRPDLAARHGAPARIINMSTIGDDLLKPASAEFGPKVEAVIVYNANPVAVAPESAKVVEGFAREDLYTVVLEHFLTDTADYADIVLPATTQLEHVDVHATYGHIYMMANNAAIAPLGESKPNTEIFRLLAAAMGFDEDCFRDSDDDIAAVAFRRDHPRSEGYSWDALKERGWQRLNMPAAPFAEGGFATPSGKCEFYSEQMKAAGLDPLPAYIAPYESVASNPQLGAKYPLAMISPPARNFLNSSFVNVQSLRDTEGEPHLDMHPDDAVARGIAAEDMVRIFNDRGSMQARVRVTDKARPGLVVGLSIWWKKFAADGKNANEVTSQRLTDMGNAPTFYDVLVEVEKLANEAPGHASRVAAAAL; encoded by the coding sequence ATGACTGCCACGATTGTTCGCGCCGCCTGCCCCCATGATTGCCCCGATACCTGCGCCTTGCTGGTGACGGTGAAGGACGGGGTGGCCACCGAAGTGCGCGGCGACCCGGACCACCCGCCGACCTCCGGCGTGCTGTGCACCAAGGTGTCGCGCTATACCGAACGCACTTACCACAAGGATCGCCTGCTGCATCCGATGCGCCGCGTCGGCAAGAAGGGCGAGGGCAAGTTCGAGCGCATCGGCTGGGACGAGGCCATCGCCGAGATCGCGCAGCGCCTGTCGTCGATCGCCCTGCGCGACCCGCAGGCCATCCTGCCCTACAGCTATGCCGGCACCATGGGCATGGTGCAGGGGGAGTCGATGGCGGGGCGCTTCTTCAACCGCCTGGGCGCGTCGCAGTTGGAGCGCACCATCTGCTCCTCGGCCGGCAGCGCCGGCTACCGCTACACCGTGGGCGCGCGCATCGGCACCGACCTGGAGCAAGTCAACGGCGCCAGGCTGATCCTGATCTGGGGCGGCAACCCGATCGCCTCCAACCTGCATTTCTGGACCCGCGTGCAGGCCGCCAAGCGCAACGGCGCCAAGCTGATCGCCATCGATCCCTACCGTTCGCTGACGGCCGAGAAGTGCCACCAGCACATCGCGCTGTTGCCTGGCACCGACGCCGCGCTGGCGCTGGGCCTGATGCACGTGCTGGTGGCCGAGGACCTGCTGGACCACGACTACATCGCGCGCCACACGCTGGGCTTCGAGCAGCTCAAGCAACGCCTGGCCGAGTGGACGCCGCAGCGCACCGCCGAGGTTTGCGGCATCGGCGTGGAGGAGGTCGTCGGGCTGGCGCGCGAATACGGCCGCACGGCGCTGGCCGGCGAGGGCGCGATGATCCGCGCCAACTACGGTCTCCAGCGCGTGCGCGGCGGCGGCATGGCGGCGCGCAACGTGGCGTGCCTGCCGGCGCTGGTGGGCGCCTGGCGCCACGCCGCGGGCGGCATCCAGATGTCGACCTCGGACAGCTTCCCCAAGGACAACGCCGCGCTCGGCCGTCCGGACCTGGCCGCGCGCCATGGCGCGCCGGCCCGCATCATCAACATGAGCACCATCGGCGACGACCTGTTGAAGCCCGCCTCTGCCGAGTTCGGGCCCAAGGTGGAGGCGGTGATCGTCTACAACGCCAACCCGGTCGCGGTGGCGCCGGAGTCGGCCAAGGTGGTCGAGGGCTTCGCGCGCGAGGATCTCTACACCGTGGTGCTGGAACACTTCCTGACCGACACCGCCGATTACGCCGACATCGTGCTGCCTGCCACCACCCAGCTGGAGCACGTCGACGTGCACGCCACCTACGGCCACATCTACATGATGGCCAACAACGCCGCCATCGCGCCGTTGGGCGAGTCCAAGCCGAACACCGAGATCTTCCGCCTGCTGGCCGCGGCCATGGGTTTCGACGAGGACTGCTTCCGCGACAGCGACGACGACATCGCCGCCGTCGCCTTCCGCCGCGACCATCCGCGCAGCGAAGGCTACAGCTGGGATGCCTTGAAGGAGCGCGGCTGGCAGCGCCTGAACATGCCGGCGGCGCCGTTCGCCGAGGGTGGTTTCGCTACGCCCTCGGGCAAGTGCGAGTTCTATTCCGAACAGATGAAGGCGGCCGGGTTGGACCCGCTGCCGGCCTACATCGCGCCGTATGAATCGGTGGCCAGCAATCCGCAGCTGGGCGCGAAGTACCCGCTGGCGATGATCTCGCCGCCGGCGCGCAACTTCCTCAACTCGTCCTTCGTCAACGTGCAGAGCCTGCGCGACACCGAGGGCGAGCCGCACCTGGACATGCATCCGGACGACGCCGTCGCGCGCGGCATCGCCGCCGAAGACATGGTGCGCATCTTCAACGACCGCGGCAGCATGCAGGCGCGCGTGCGCGTGACCGACAAGGCGCGTCCCGGCCTGGTGGTGGGTTTGTCGATCTGGTGGAAGAAGTTCGCCGCCGACGGCAAGAACGCCAACGAAGTCACCAGCCAGCGCCTGACCGACATGGGCAACGCGCCGACCTTCTACGACGTGCTGGTCGAGGTCGAGAAATTGGCCAACGAGGCGCCCGGGCATGCGAGCCGCGTAGCCGCAGCCGCGCTCTGA
- a CDS encoding LysE family translocator, which produces MFSSEFLLLAGAHLLALASPGPDFLLLVRGALRHGRRNGIGASLGIALANGFYIALALCGFSLLQQSPSLLIAMKWLASVYLAWLGWMFIRSSRKPAGLPQPGQARGEARAGFRAGMAAGFLSAALNPKNGVFYFGLFTLMVGAQTGLGVKLLYGAWLLFAVFAWDAALVLAMSQQRVRAWLGRGLPMVERGAGLLLMLAAVGLALARV; this is translated from the coding sequence ATGTTTTCTTCCGAATTCCTGCTGCTGGCCGGCGCCCACCTGTTGGCGCTGGCCAGCCCCGGACCCGATTTCCTGTTGCTGGTGCGCGGCGCGCTGCGTCATGGTCGGCGTAACGGCATCGGCGCCAGCCTGGGCATTGCGCTGGCCAATGGCTTCTACATTGCATTGGCGCTGTGCGGCTTCAGCCTGTTGCAGCAAAGCCCGTCGTTGCTCATTGCGATGAAGTGGCTGGCCAGCGTGTACCTCGCGTGGCTGGGCTGGATGTTCATCCGCTCCAGCCGCAAGCCGGCCGGCCTGCCCCAGCCCGGCCAGGCGCGCGGCGAAGCGCGCGCCGGTTTTCGCGCGGGCATGGCGGCCGGCTTCCTGTCGGCCGCGCTCAATCCCAAGAACGGCGTGTTCTATTTCGGCTTGTTTACCCTGATGGTCGGCGCGCAGACCGGCCTGGGGGTGAAGCTGCTGTACGGCGCGTGGTTGTTGTTCGCGGTCTTTGCCTGGGATGCCGCGCTGGTGCTGGCCATGTCGCAACAGCGTGTGCGGGCTTGGCTGGGGCGGGGATTGCCGATGGTCGAGCGCGGCGCCGGCCTGTTGCTGATGCTGGCCGCGGTCGGACTGGCGCTGGCGCGGGTCTGA
- a CDS encoding LysR family transcriptional regulator codes for MSNELNSSGDNQLDRQLAGAAGELPSVGSIVSRLRFRQVALLTALDEQGSLHKAAEVMHMTQPAATKALHEMEDALGVTLFDRSPRGIEATELGRCVIRYARLIQSDVANLRDELQNMISGRGGRIAIGTIMGAAPFVTRALSRLREIQPDVSIEITEDTSARQLLLLDQGRIDLMIGRSSVSSQPNLYNYEMLRGEPMCIVGGVDHPLATMQKVRLQELQDASWILYSSNMPMRIWIEHEFKLEGVKVPGNVIETASPFVTVTLLAQSNMVAVMPLDIAHFFAAKQMLGILPINLKTRIEHYGIVTRKNTTLSSLAKMFIQILRQQN; via the coding sequence ATGTCCAATGAGCTTAATTCATCGGGTGATAACCAACTCGATCGCCAGCTCGCAGGCGCCGCCGGAGAGCTGCCTTCGGTCGGCTCCATCGTCAGCCGGCTGCGTTTCCGCCAGGTCGCGTTGCTGACCGCGCTGGACGAGCAGGGCTCGCTGCACAAGGCCGCCGAGGTCATGCACATGACCCAGCCGGCGGCCACCAAGGCCCTGCATGAAATGGAAGACGCGCTGGGCGTGACCCTGTTCGACCGTTCGCCGCGCGGCATCGAGGCCACCGAGCTGGGGCGTTGCGTGATCCGCTACGCGCGCCTGATCCAGAGCGATGTGGCCAACCTGCGCGACGAGCTGCAGAACATGATCAGCGGGCGCGGCGGGCGCATCGCCATCGGCACCATCATGGGCGCGGCGCCCTTCGTCACGCGCGCGCTGTCGCGCTTGCGCGAAATCCAGCCCGACGTCTCCATCGAGATCACCGAAGACACCAGCGCGCGCCAGCTGCTGCTGCTGGACCAGGGCCGCATCGACCTGATGATCGGGCGCTCCTCGGTCAGCTCCCAGCCCAATCTCTACAACTATGAAATGCTGCGCGGCGAACCGATGTGCATCGTCGGCGGCGTCGACCATCCGCTGGCCACCATGCAGAAGGTGCGGTTGCAGGAGCTGCAGGATGCGTCCTGGATCTTATATTCCAGCAATATGCCCATGCGCATCTGGATCGAGCACGAGTTCAAGCTGGAGGGCGTGAAGGTGCCGGGCAACGTGATCGAGACCGCCTCGCCCTTCGTCACCGTCACCCTGCTGGCGCAGTCCAACATGGTCGCCGTCATGCCGCTGGATATCGCCCACTTCTTCGCGGCCAAGCAGATGCTGGGCATCCTGCCGATCAACCTCAAGACGCGCATCGAGCACTACGGCATCGTCACCCGCAAGAACACCACGCTGTCGTCGTTGGCCAAGATGTTCATCCAGATCCTGCGCCAGCAAAACTGA
- a CDS encoding DUF1304 domain-containing protein, protein MQLLATALLILIAVEHVWILVLEMFLWTKPIGLKTFRQSKEAAEASRVLAANQGLYNGFLAAGLFWGVATGERPVQFFFVLCVLVAGIYGGLTAKRSILYVQGLPALLALAALLAAA, encoded by the coding sequence TTGCAATTGCTCGCCACCGCCCTGCTCATCCTGATCGCCGTCGAACACGTGTGGATCCTGGTGCTGGAAATGTTCCTGTGGACCAAGCCGATCGGCCTGAAGACCTTCCGTCAGTCGAAGGAAGCCGCCGAAGCCTCGCGCGTGCTGGCCGCCAACCAGGGCCTGTACAACGGTTTCCTGGCCGCCGGCCTGTTCTGGGGCGTGGCCACCGGCGAACGCCCGGTGCAGTTCTTCTTCGTGCTGTGCGTGCTGGTGGCCGGCATCTACGGCGGCCTGACGGCCAAGCGCTCCATCCTCTACGTGCAAGGCCTGCCGGCGCTGCTGGCCCTGGCGGCGCTGCTGGCCGCCGCATGA
- a CDS encoding aminopeptidase — protein MGGCSSVSYYAQAAHGQFSLLAQARPLDDWIGDPAAKPALKAKLETVREIRRFAVAELGLPDNGSYKTYAQLDRPYVLWNVVAAPELSLKAHQWCFPVAGCVDYRGYYSQQAAQQYGEQLQRQGYDVQVVGVPAYSTLGWFNDPVISTFINYPDGELARLIFHELAHQTVYARDDTPFNEGFAVAVEEIGVRRWLSARHDDAMIEAYRRFDARKQDFLALLDTYRDKLEANYDSDAGDADKRARKQEIFDQMRADYARLKAERWNGYAGYDRWFAMPLSNAHLALVGAYHDLVPAFKELFARSDGFPDFYARVRQLAQMDKAARHAALGDPLPDAGPKGRGKDRKAERAPL, from the coding sequence ATGGGCGGCTGCTCGTCCGTCTCCTACTATGCCCAGGCCGCGCACGGCCAGTTCTCGCTGCTGGCGCAAGCCAGGCCGCTGGACGACTGGATCGGCGACCCGGCCGCCAAGCCGGCCCTGAAGGCCAAGCTGGAAACGGTGCGCGAGATCCGCCGCTTCGCCGTCGCCGAACTGGGCCTGCCCGACAACGGCAGCTACAAGACCTATGCCCAGCTCGACCGTCCCTATGTGCTGTGGAACGTGGTGGCCGCGCCCGAGCTGTCGCTCAAGGCGCACCAATGGTGCTTCCCGGTGGCCGGCTGCGTCGACTACCGCGGCTATTACAGCCAGCAGGCGGCGCAGCAATACGGCGAGCAGCTGCAGCGCCAGGGCTATGACGTGCAGGTGGTCGGCGTGCCTGCCTACTCCACGCTGGGATGGTTCAACGATCCGGTAATCTCCACCTTCATCAACTATCCGGACGGCGAGCTGGCGCGCCTGATCTTCCATGAGCTGGCGCACCAGACCGTCTACGCCCGCGACGACACGCCGTTCAACGAAGGCTTCGCGGTAGCGGTGGAAGAGATCGGCGTGCGGCGCTGGCTGAGCGCGCGCCATGACGACGCGATGATCGAGGCCTACCGCCGCTTCGACGCGCGCAAGCAGGATTTCCTGGCGCTGCTGGACACCTACCGCGACAAACTGGAAGCGAACTACGACAGCGACGCCGGCGATGCCGACAAGCGCGCCCGCAAGCAGGAGATCTTCGACCAGATGCGCGCCGACTACGCCAGGCTCAAGGCCGAGCGCTGGAACGGCTATGCCGGCTACGACCGCTGGTTCGCCATGCCGCTGTCCAATGCCCACCTGGCGCTGGTGGGGGCCTATCACGACCTTGTGCCGGCCTTCAAGGAACTGTTCGCGCGCAGCGACGGCTTCCCCGACTTCTACGCCCGGGTCAGGCAGCTGGCGCAGATGGACAAGGCGGCGCGCCACGCGGCGCTGGGCGATCCGCTGCCCGACGCCGGACCCAAGGGGCGCGGCAAGGACCGCAAGGCGGAACGCGCGCCGCTGTGA